In Oncorhynchus clarkii lewisi isolate Uvic-CL-2024 chromosome 2, UVic_Ocla_1.0, whole genome shotgun sequence, one DNA window encodes the following:
- the LOC139375517 gene encoding troponin T, cardiac muscle isoforms-like, whose protein sequence is MYDMIKLRESLSFITDGAKPKPKFVPNISAPKMPDGEKVDFDDIHRKRQDKDLSELQSLIESHFIQRKKEEEELISLVNRIEKRRAERAEQQRVRAEREKERQARVAEEKDRKEAEDQRRKQDDDIKKKKALTNMTHQYGGIQQKSENRKGAKKQTEREKKKKILADRRKPLSIDHLNEDKLKEKASEMWQRMMELEAEKFDLSEKLKKQKYDINQLLTRVQDHQSAKGRGKKMGRVR, encoded by the exons ATGTATGATATGATCAAACTAAGAGAGTCACTGTCCTTTATTACAGATGGAGCCAAGCCCAAACCAAA GTTTGTGCCAAATATCTCTGCACCAAAGATGCCTGATGGCGAGAAAGTGGATTTTGAT GACATCCACAGGAAGCGTCAGGACAAGGACCTGTCTGAGCTCCAGTCTTTGATCGAGTCTCACTTTATCCAGAGgaagaaggaagaagaggagctCATCAGTCTCGTCAACAGGATT GAGAAACGTCGTGCAGAGAGGGCAGAGCAGCAGAGGGTTCgtgcagagagggagaaggagaggcaggccAGGGTTGCG gaggagaaggacaggaaGGAGGCAGAGGATCAGCGTAGGAAGCAGGATGATGACATCAAGAAGAAGAAGGCTCTCACCAACATGACCCACCAGTATGGAGGAATCCAGCAGAAG AGTGAAAACCGCAAAGGAGccaagaaacagacagagagagagaagaagaagaagattctTGCTGACCGAAGGAAACCTCTCAGCATCGACCATCTGAATGAGGACAAACTGAA GGAGAAGGCCAGTGAGATGTGGCAGCGAATGATGGAGTTGGAGGCAGAGAAGTTTGACCTCAGTGAGAAACTCAAGAAACAGAAGTATGAT ATTAACCAGCTTCTCACCCGGGTCCAGGACCACCAGAG CGCCAAAGGTCGAGGCAAGAAGATGGGCCGTGTGAGGTAA